The nucleotide sequence TTTTTAGATTTTGCCTTGGGAGGATTATATTCCAAAACGATCATCTTAGGTTTTTTGTCGGAACCTTGGGAGACAGCGAGTATACCGCCCATCTTTTCTTTTTTAAGTTGGGGCTCATCCATCACGGTGATCTTTAGGCCCGCTTCCTTTGCGATTTCCTTGGAACGAGAAACAAATTCTTCCGGAGTGAAATGATTTGCGGGGAGGTGAGCGATATATCTGGCACCGTTCACATATTTGCTGACCGATCTGGATTTATCCAAACCTGCTTTTGCAGATTTTTCCGCATTAGGATCTTCTAATACAAAACTTACATTTCCGAACTTCGGTTTTTTCTCTTTAAAATCCTTTGCCAAAACATTGATCGGAAATGCACCTAGATCGATAGAATTTGCGATCTGGTAAACTAAGGAAGAAGTAGAAAGAGTTTTGGTCAAAAATCTGGTAAGCTTGATTTCCAATCCCACCGAATCCCATTTGCGCAGTTTTTCTCCAATACTTAAGAAGATCTGAGCCACGGAACGAATGCTTACTTTGTTGGAGTTCCCTAAGCCCAGATAAATAATTCTTTCAGACTCATCTATAAAACTTTGACCGGACTCACCAGCAAATATCCCGGAACGTATTTGGTCTGCAAATTTGGTTTCTAGTTCTTTAGGCAGACTGTCCTTTACAACAGGGATTACTTTATAAATATTTTTGGAAGTATTCTTCCCTATGCTAAAATTGATTTTTGATCTTTCTATCTTCATTTTTTGCCCAACGCCTTAATATCTCCGAGTATTTCATCTACGTGACCTTTCACGCTCACCTTCGGATAAACTTTCAAAATTTTTAAATCTGCCCCGATCAGGAAGGTGGTTCTGAGAATTCCCATAAATTCTCTTCCCATAAAT is from Leptospira neocaledonica and encodes:
- a CDS encoding leucyl aminopeptidase, whose translation is MKIERSKINFSIGKNTSKNIYKVIPVVKDSLPKELETKFADQIRSGIFAGESGQSFIDESERIIYLGLGNSNKVSIRSVAQIFLSIGEKLRKWDSVGLEIKLTRFLTKTLSTSSLVYQIANSIDLGAFPINVLAKDFKEKKPKFGNVSFVLEDPNAEKSAKAGLDKSRSVSKYVNGARYIAHLPANHFTPEEFVSRSKEIAKEAGLKITVMDEPQLKKEKMGGILAVSQGSDKKPKMIVLEYNPPKAKSKKKLALIGKGLTFDSGGISIKPAQDMHEMKYDMCGAAAVIHAIGAIAELGISVPVIAAIGVAENMPDAAALKPGDVYTAHNGLTVEVQNTDAEGRLVLGDVLSYIGKKYKPDYMIDLATLTGAIIISLGHEAAGVMSNSDKLRGLLDEASASSDERTWNLPLWDEYGEDLKSDIADLRNIAGRPGGSLSAAKYLERFVDSGIDWAHIDIAGTAWRKKASGTQIGNGPSGYGVRLLVDLAEKLEKNRGV